The proteins below come from a single Apium graveolens cultivar Ventura unplaced genomic scaffold, ASM990537v1 ctg739, whole genome shotgun sequence genomic window:
- the LOC141704075 gene encoding F-box protein At5g07610-like, with product MRTNLKSKKLCSASAELIGGNDFFLGLILVRVPVRSVVRFKSVSKQWCALISDPQFRRRHTLENPSSRIPLGLHLYNPADSMEDTVYSISRSNSEGKIPLCLDPAVLTESIPINYWRDLLSRETVMRMIQSCNGLNLFRFNSFERDRKAYYVRNLVTHEIKSVPSPKLDSRFYEWIVTFVLAFDPLASPHYKVICATASIARVVTSKFMIFSSETGRWKDTNVTMDGHELQYGKGLYCHGAIYWIVRNTQSCYRFDIEAKNLTKISFPPKASGSGFRHFVESNGHLYIVCVVDCAQKNLNVYELDEVTMKWVIKHRVHINHLISSLPHDFGNGGNLQKCHSIHSILSVLRGEGEEDTALLVNISGKVVLYNLQSKKVEVLLSELRWNSVKGGATIYLGEPPFIPAYPFVATLHPIFHNEHNKYNQQSGIGALG from the exons ATGAGGACCAACCTTAAATCTAAAAAACTGTGTTCAGCATCAGCAGAATTAATAGGGGGCAACGATTTCTTTCTCGGTCTGATTTTAGTTCGTGTTCCAGTCAGATCAGTGGTCCGATTCAAATCAGTCTCTAAACAATGGTGTGCCCTAATTTCCGATCCCCAGTTCCGGCGCCGCCACACTCTTGAAAACCCTAGCTCACGCATTCCTTTGGGACTCCACTTATACAACCCTGCTGACTCAATGGAAGATACAGTTTATTCCATATCTCGCTCTAATTCTGAAGGTAAGATCCCTCTTTGTTTAGATCCTGCTGTACTAACTGAAAGTATTCCAATAAACTACTGGAGGGATTTGCTCTCTAGAGAAACTGTCATGAGGATGATACAGTCTTGTAATGGGTTGAATCTATTTAGATTCAACTCCTTCGAAAGGGATAGGAAAGCGTATTATGTTCGAAATTTAGTTACCCATGAAATCAAATCAGTACCTTCACCCAAATTAGATTCTAGATTTTATGAATGGATTGTTACTTTTGTTTTGGCTTTTGACCCTCTGGCATCACCCCATTACAAAGTTATCTGTGCTACAGCGTCGATAGCGAGAGTAGTTACATCTAAATTCATGATATTTAGTTCAGAAACTGGTAGATGGAAAGATACTAATGTTACTATGGATGGACATGAGCTGCAATACGGAAAGGGACTGTATTGCCATGGTGCTATTTATTGGATTGTGAGAAACACGCAATCTTGTTATCGTTTCGATATTGAAGCTAAGAATTTGACCAAAATCTCTTTTCCTCCAAAGGCTTCTGGTTCAGGCTTCAGGCATTTTGTTGAATCTAATGGGCACTTGTACATTGTTTGTGTCGTAGATTGCGCACAAAAAAATTTAAATGTGTATGAGTTGGATGAGGTTACTATGAAGTGGGTTATAAAGCACCGGGTACATATTAATCATCTCATTTCTTCATTACCACATGATTTTGGGAATGGGGGAAATCTGCAGAAATGTCACTCCATCCATTCAATATTAAGCGTTCTGAGAGGAGAAGGGGAAGAAGACACAGCTCTTCTTGTAAATATCTCTGGCAAAGTTGTTCTGTATAATCTCCAAAGTAAGAAAGTTGAGGTGCTCCTTTCTGAGCTCAGATGGAACAGTGTTAAGGGTGGGGCAACTATTTATCTTGGTGAACCTCCATTTATTCCTGCATATCCTTTCGTTGCAACCCTACATCCAAT TTTTCATAACGAACACAACAAGTATAACCAACAATCTGGTATCGGAGCACTTGGTTGA